GCGACCCGAGCGCGACGGCCTTCGCCGGCACCGTACCCACGCGGAACGCATCGGCGATGGGCGAGTGGAGCCTGGCATCGTTGAGCCGGGTAAACGTGTAGACCACGTCCTGGGCGTCGAAAGGCGATCCGTCGGAGAATCGCACGCCCTTGCGCAAAGCGAACTCGATCCGCTTCCCGTCAGGCGCGATCTTCCATGAAGTAGCCAGTTCCGGCGTTGGCTCCTGGGTCTTGCGATCGATGCGCAGCAGCACGCCGGCGGTGAGATAGCGCACCCATTCCGACGGTTCATCGGCCACCACGAGCGGATCGAACGTTTTCGGATCCGCGCGCAGGACGAATTTCAACTCACCACCCCATTGCCCGAAAGCGACCGCCGTGAGAACGATTCCGATCGAGAGGCGCGGCAGCAGCCGCGCGGTCCTAGACAGCATCATTTGGTTCCCTCCGTTCGGTGTGGTTCTCGCGGCCGGCAATGATCACTTGCAGGGATGCGAGCACCGCCCCAAGCACCGCCACCGGCGCGAGCATCGCCGGCTGCTCGGGGATGGCGGCGTAGTTTTCCAGTTCGCGCAGCAGTGTGCCGAGCGAAGGCAGCGGCTCAGCCACGCCAAGTCCGAGCATGCTCAGGTTGGCCTCGCTCAAGATGAACGCCGGCAGCAGAAGCCAGAACTGCGAGGCGGCGAGCGGACGCAGGTTCGGCGCCACGTGCGCCGCCAGCACCCGCCATGTGCGGCACCCTTGCGCCCGCGCCGCGATCAAGAACGGCGCCTCCCGCAGAGTCCGCGATACGCCCCCGGCCACCCGCGCCGGACCGGCCCAACCGAGCATCCCGAGCAACGCGAACGTGATCGCCACCGAAACCTCCGGAGACGTATTCAGCGGCAACATCGCGCGCCCGGCAAGCAGCAGGAAGAGCCACGGCAGCGACAGGAACAGGTCCGTGGCCAGCGACGCCGCCGCCGCGCCGGGCCCCCCCCAGTAACCCGCCGCCAGCCCCATCGCCATCGCCAGCAATGTGGCGAGCAGCGCCGCCGCCGGCG
This DNA window, taken from Bryobacteraceae bacterium, encodes the following:
- a CDS encoding ABC transporter permease subunit; amino-acid sequence: MRRVVQVGAWTVLALALGGAAGAPWIAPYSYEEQSREDPGSPPSRAHLLGTDDLGRDRLSRLIWGARTSLLMAPAAALLATLLAMAMGLAAGYWGGPGAAAASLATDLFLSLPWLFLLLAGRAMLPLNTSPEVSVAITFALLGMLGWAGPARVAGGVSRTLREAPFLIAARAQGCRTWRVLAAHVAPNLRPLAASQFWLLLPAFILSEANLSMLGLGVAEPLPSLGTLLRELENYAAIPEQPAMLAPVAVLGAVLASLQVIIAGRENHTERREPNDAV